The Pseudomonas putida nucleotide sequence TTCACGTCGTCGAAACATCCTGAAGAAGGAATAAACGCCAACCGCATGCGAATGGAAATGCTTGGCAGTTGCAGCTGGCGGGGAAGACGAACGAGCGGAAAAAAACCTGAATCTATTTCGCAATTATTTCGCGGGAGCCGTCTTCATTGGCCTTGATCGCCACCGGCAGGATGCTCGGCAAGGCGCGCAGCAGCGCGTCCGTGTCATCGGTGCTAAAGGTGCTGGAGACGCGCAACTGGGCAACTTTGCCAGGTGCCACGCGCAGTGGCTGGGCGCGATATCGCGACACTTCGGCCACCACCTCGGCGAGGGTAGCGTTGTCGAATACCAGCTTGCCCTGGCGCCAGGCGGTCAGTGCGCTGGCGTTGACCGCATAAGGTGCGGCGACCTTGCCATGCGCGTCTATGTGGGAACCTTGGCCAGCGCCCAGTTGCGCCAACGAGGTGTCGCTCCCCTGCACACGCACCGAACCCTGCTCCACCGCAACACGGGTAGCGGCCGGGTCCAGGCGCACATCGAAACGGGTGCCGGTCACGGTCACGCTGCCCTGGGCGGTATCGACCACGAACGGGCGGCTGCTGTCGTGGGCGACGATGAACATCGCCTCACCTGCGTTCAACTGGATGTGCCGACGGCCTGGGCTGAAATCGACGTGCAGCTGGGTGGCGCCGTTGAGTTCGAGGTGCGAACCATCGGGCAGCTCGACCTGGCGGCGCTCGCCAAAGGCCGTCTGCAGCTGATCCTGGTGATTGAGCTGCTGGTAGTGCCAGCCCGTCCAGCCCAGCCCCAGCGCCACCACCGCCACACTCGCCGCCAGCGCCTGGCGCAGCAGGCGCCGCTGCGGCAGCTGGCGTACCGGGTCTGGCTCGCACAGCGCTTCGAGGCGCTGGCGCGGGATCAGCTCCGCCGCGCTCCAGACCGTGGCCAGGGCATCGTACTCGGCACGGTGGCTGGGGTCGGCGGCCAGCCACGCACGTAGCTGCTTGTGCAGCGCGGCATCGCGCGGCGCGTCCTGCATGCGCACGAACCATGCGGCCGCCTGCTCACGGACGGTCTCGGAACCGTGCTGTTTCATCGGAAAGGTCTCCTGACTCATCGTGCTGACACATCCAGGTGCTCACGCAGATGTCGGAGCGTGCGAATCATATACTTTTCGACCATGTTCTTGGTCAAACCCATGCGCTCGGCAATCTCGGCCTGGCTCAGGCCTTCAAGCTTCTGCCAGATGAACACCCGGCGACAGTTCAGCGGCAACTCGGCCAATGCACGCTCGACGCTGTCGGCCAGCTCCAGGGCATGCATGTAGGCTTCCGGGTCGTCGCTGGCGCTGCTGCCTTCATCGAAAGCCTCCAGCTCCAGGGCCTGACGCCGGTCTTCGCGGCGAAACCCGTCCACGGCGATATTGCGGGCGGTCTGGTGCAGGTAGGCGCGAGGCTGCTCGACCTCTTCGCGCGGGTTTTCCAGTACCCGGACAAAGGCATCGTGGGTGAGGTCCTCGGCCTGCTGACGACTGCGCAACTTGCGCGTCCAGGTGCCGATCAGCTCATGGTAGTGGTCGAGGAAGCCTTTGTGTCCGGACACGGTCGGGGTCGTCAGGGAGGCGGATGAGGGTGCGAATAGTAATGTTTCTCATCCATAACGGCAAATCTGCCCGACGGTAACAAAAAATTTATCGTCTTTTTCATGCACGGTGGTGCCAGGGAAATGTGGCCATAAATATGAACACCTGAGGCCTTTTCGCGGGCACGCCCGCTCCCACAGGAATCGCTTGATGCCTGTAAAAAGGGGCTTGCCTGCACAGGGGTCAGAACGCTCCATTCCACAATTTTTTACGCTTGAAACACCCAGGGGAACATCAGCTGGTCATGCGAGTCGGTTATTCAACGGGTAGGGCGTCGTTCCACGACGATCGCGCCCGGATTGCCTGTTGATTCTGCATTCTTCACGCCCTAAAGTGCGCGCCGAACGTCCATGCTGGAAACGATCCATCCGGCTCAAGTACTGAGTAGGCGAACCAAAGTGGGGATACGGAGGACGTTCAGTTTGCAGCCACTTAATCTTTCAGTTTGCCCATGGAGTCCCTGAGCATGTCGATCCAGGTCGAAGACTATTTCGCGCGTGATACCTTCCAGAAAATGAAGGCGTTCGCCGACAAGCAGGAAACCCCGTTCGTACTCATCGACACCCAGATGATCAGCCAGGCCTATGACGACCTGCGTGCTGGTTTCGAATTCGCCAAGGTGTACTACGCGGTCAAGGCCAACCCGG carries:
- a CDS encoding FecR family protein; the encoded protein is MKQHGSETVREQAAAWFVRMQDAPRDAALHKQLRAWLAADPSHRAEYDALATVWSAAELIPRQRLEALCEPDPVRQLPQRRLLRQALAASVAVVALGLGWTGWHYQQLNHQDQLQTAFGERRQVELPDGSHLELNGATQLHVDFSPGRRHIQLNAGEAMFIVAHDSSRPFVVDTAQGSVTVTGTRFDVRLDPAATRVAVEQGSVRVQGSDTSLAQLGAGQGSHIDAHGKVAAPYAVNASALTAWRQGKLVFDNATLAEVVAEVSRYRAQPLRVAPGKVAQLRVSSTFSTDDTDALLRALPSILPVAIKANEDGSREIIAK
- a CDS encoding RNA polymerase sigma factor → MSGHKGFLDHYHELIGTWTRKLRSRQQAEDLTHDAFVRVLENPREEVEQPRAYLHQTARNIAVDGFRREDRRQALELEAFDEGSSASDDPEAYMHALELADSVERALAELPLNCRRVFIWQKLEGLSQAEIAERMGLTKNMVEKYMIRTLRHLREHLDVSAR